TACTACATACTACTACATAAGAAACACTGTTGATTAGAATCGAACCTTGGATTAGTGCTTCTACTGAGGATAATAAGAAAGAACCAACAAATTAATGTCAGCAACTTattagaaagaaaagaagagcaGGCGTTGCTGGAGTAAACTGTGCACTAAAGTACGTACCAACCACACTGGTTTAATTGTTGtaacaaaattaaaatcaaactccATCTTGTATCTGTTTGGAATTTAATGAGTAACAAGTGAAATCATTAATGGTCATTTTAGTAAACGTGTCAGAAGAAAAAGAGTGGAGCCATAAATCTACAAAGATATTAATAAGACATAATATAACAATCAATTAGCTGTGGCCTATTGCCTTTTACAGTCATCCAACTGCATCAGTGAAGCTTAGCGTTAGATTTTCAACATACGCAGAAACACATACTGTCCATCTGGTCACTTAACAGCCTGCATATAGACTACTGTACTTTATTCGTTTTCTTTTGCAATCCGTTAGGTGGGTTCACATATTGAAACTGCGTATAGCACgggcatttttttttttgaaaaaaacttcTTTTGGTTCTTTTATTAAGTATTCTACCAGGCATTAGTCCATTGCAAATTGTGACTATTCTAtaagtcttgtatgagttttttTGTGGCATAAGGCGAAGTACCATGTCTTATGTCTAAGCCTAAATATGAAGTCGACTTTGTTAAAAAACATTGATTTAGTTTCTGACGTGAATCTAAATTCAATACAGCCGCAATATATGTAACTGATATTGAAtgagaaaccaaaaaaataaaataaggcgAAGTACAGCTCAAGTCATTTTCCCTAAGcatcattattttatattgagaATTCCGTTGGGGTCTTATGTTCgtcataagaaaataatatcgAGATGAATTTCCAAGGGAAAAGTTTCAACTTTGCACTGGCTTTGACTATTCCAATATATTGCATGCAATTTTGCATGAAATATTCCTCGGAGACAAATTTTCTAGTGAGAATGATTTTGCCAATACACTAGTAAAGTGGGAGAGGTGACCCTTTTTGATTGAAGTAATGATGAGTAACTCCACCAATACACAACGGGCCAATAACAATTTGTCTAAAGTGCATGGcctaacaattaaaaaaaaaaggtacaGTACCCCTTTGCTACCCCAACAAACATTgctttctttcattttcattttcatcTCCATTTGGCTGTTGAAACAGATGGGTAGTGGAGTGTAGATAGGAGTCTCCATTTTTTGCTCTGTCTGCTTTGAATACGCCCTGTCAAATAACCCTTTTTAGGATAATATTGTTTACCTGTATATAAAGGGTTCCCCATTCTTTATTACCACTAAGAGCATTTATGCCCAGCAAAATTGAGAAAACAGTGTGTTATACTACTTGTAGCTGTAATGATATTACAAAGGACCAATTATTAACTTGGTCTCCGATGGGAAGGGCTTAAGAATTAAACTATATTGGCTTGTAATGTGAGTTAAATTAGAGGCTCTATTAGGACTCGTCTCTAGTAGCACTTATGCTTAAAGTGTTCAACTATATATCTTAAGCACGCCAGGCGTTCAACGTCCAACAAATGCAAGAAATTTCGACAAAATTTCTTAATTAGCATTATCAAAATCAACGTCAGATCTATTTAGAGTAGCTACAAGGGTTGGACAAAGTTGGAGAAAGCTACATCAGATATATTTTGGAGAGTtcctgttttttttttctttcttaatctaTTGTTCAAGGCAGAAGAATATAGTTGAAGGATATGATCAATTCAATAGATTAAAAGGCGTGTGGAAGTAACATTGATCATGACgagtaaaaaaaaactaaagttGCAATTGTTATTACACCTTAAGGACCTTGCGATTCAACTTGAATCTAGTCGATAAGAACAAATCTCTTGCCCAAAGGGGGGACcaagaaagtaaagaaaaaagTCCAATCATATGCCCAAATTCAATCACCTTTGGTGGTTTTGGACTCAACACCTTCTTTGCTACATGTCTTGCAAATACTGATGCATCAGTCGCTTTACTCCCTTGAGAAGCCTTTGCACGCTCATTTATAGCTTCTTTAAAATCCTTGTAAAGTTTCCACTCATAGTTCTGTAATCTTTCCACACTATTGTTCCCAAAACTTGATCTTATAGCACCTGGGACCACGATAATTACATCTATATTAAACGGGCTTAACTCAACCCTCAACGTGTGAGACATAGAAAAAACCGCAGCTTTACTAGCACAATAAGATCCTGCCCAAGGGGTTGGCACTTTCCCCACAACACTCCCTACGTTCACTAAACTTCCACTGCGTCGCGATGCCATGTGAGGGATCACTTGTTGAACCATCCTTAGTTGCCCCAATGCATTAATTTCATAAGCCTTTTGGATTGCATCCAAAGGCAGCTCGGCTAAAGGACCCGTGCTGCCTATTCCAGCATTGTTGATCAAGATATCTATGTGCCCACATTTGGATATAATTGAATTCACAGCTGATTCTACACTTTCGTCCGACGCAACATCTAGCTCAACTGTCTCAATTTTATCTGCTTGTAGGTCTAACATATCTGACATTCGTGGAGCTACATCAGATGCAAAAACTCGGCAGTTTTGCTCAGCAAATGCCTTGCAATATTCGTAACCAATGCCACCCTTGGCACAACCAGTGACTAGAACAACCTTTTGGTCACCCATATTTTATCCTTCATCTAATTCAATTCTCTAGTAACTTTTATAAGGTTACCTAAATATGAATATATCCCTGTTTTCTCCGCTAGTATCTAGGAATGTAATAGCATTAAAGAATATGCTAAGCCATATTCGTCAAGATATATTAAAGTGGCCGGCCATTAGTTGGCGTAAATGCATATTGTAATACAGAGATGGAGAAATTATGCGCCTATTTTTTTTGTTACGCTGCCAATTGAGTCTGTaggaaataataaaatcaaaagGTTAATTATTACAAAATTATTGACGTTGATCGACAACGTGAAATAATTATGCgcctatttttttttgtactttCTAAAGGATACACATGTATTATTATTCGAGTTTATTATCATTGGACTTGGTACTGAATTATTGACAACAAAAGTTACGGAGTGACACTTATCTTAATTATAGTTATACGATTTATTTGCTTTGAATGCAAGGTGTACCGTTAGTACATATTCCTCAATCGTACATGAGCAAATTACATACTTCAATAAAGGAAAACTTTGGATTctttcaaaaacaaaaacaaaataatagaaagaaaaaaaatatataactgTAAaggaaatatttataaaaatgaaaaagaaatatctCATTGTTTTCATTTAATCATGAGGTGTTGTGTTCCAACTTCAactaaagaaataaaatactaaGTAGTAATTTATCTTTTCCGTTTGGCATTATTACGATTGGTGGACTGAATTACCATAAACCTATAGTAATACTAAGAATAAAAAGTTTagggagggggaggggggatTTTAAAGGATTGGTCCAGTGAATTCAGGTGGGTACAGAAAATCCAAGCAAAATCTAAATTAAGATGAGAGCAAGAGCAAGAGCAAAACAGGAGTCAACAGAAAAAGTTAAAGGTATACAGCAAGCTAACTGAGAACGACCACATAACGCTGCAGTGCCCTGCCCCTATCCTTCAAATCAAAAGCTATTTCATCTACTTCCCCTTTTTAGTGACTCAGACTCATCCTTCTTCCTTCCCCATTAAACTCCCTTCACTTCTCATTTATAACTCCTTCATCTTTGGCTGAATACATAAAATAACCTGTTAAATAAAGTTCATTTAGACAATCCAACTATGAACTGTTTTGATTAAGTATTTGAATATCTTAAAGTGTGTCTATTAGATACTACTTTTGGTTCAAGATTTTGAAAAGCTTTTGTGTGTATTCTTAAATGGGCATTTGAGAACAAGCgtaaaaaaataatccaaaatttGAGTTGGAAGTATGAACTATTAAAAACATTTTATTCTTATATTTCAGTGCTTAATTGAAACAAATCATAATTTGAGTTGGAAGTATGAACTATTAAAAACATTTTATTCTTATATTTCAGTGCTTAATTGAaacaaatcataatttgaatatttaaatgaaatatattactactattaagaaatttaaaagattgtc
The sequence above is a segment of the Solanum dulcamara chromosome 11, daSolDulc1.2, whole genome shotgun sequence genome. Coding sequences within it:
- the LOC129874109 gene encoding short-chain dehydrogenase virD-like; translated protein: MGDQKVVLVTGCAKGGIGYEYCKAFAEQNCRVFASDVAPRMSDMLDLQADKIETVELDVASDESVESAVNSIISKCGHIDILINNAGIGSTGPLAELPLDAIQKAYEINALGQLRMVQQVIPHMASRRSGSLVNVGSVVGKVPTPWAGSYCASKAAVFSMSHTLRVELSPFNIDVIIVVPGAIRSSFGNNSVERLQNYEWKLYKDFKEAINERAKASQGSKATDASVFARHVAKKVLSPKPPKVIEFGHMIGLFSLLSWSPLWARDLFLSTRFKLNRKVLKV